From Nicotiana tabacum cultivar K326 chromosome 20, ASM71507v2, whole genome shotgun sequence, one genomic window encodes:
- the LOC142174411 gene encoding CASP-like protein 1F1, with amino-acid sequence MRPKDALRVNNGRDLRTMHYPPSFVTAVIATDYEATTYLVKNIRKDACTKLASLGNKNVLHDFSILCNSQVFLPMEISLDAASLFSPFTPSVPAYVNIFLFQGGFHKMMMVLLLAGCAAATSIGFVGKYGVRQAGWMPICDHVSKFCQRVADSVMLSYLGVFFYLCLTIISANRSRHIQV; translated from the exons atgaggcctaaggATGCTCTTCGTGTGAACAATGGCAGGGATCTCAGAACTATGCACTATCCACCATCTTTTGTAACCGCCGTCATAGCAACTGATTATGAAGCTACTACCTATCTAGTGAAGAATATTAGGAAAGATGCATGCACTAAACTTGCATCCCTTGGAAACAAAAATGTCCTTCATGACTTTTCAATATTATGTAATAGCCAA GTTTTTTTGCCTATGGAAATATCATTGGATGCTGCTTCTCTGTTCTCTCCCT TTACTCCATCCGTTCCAGCTTATGtaaacatttttctttttcaaggtGGATTTCATAAG ATGATGATGGTATTATTGCTGGCTGGATGTGCAGCAGCAACATCAATTGGATTTGTGGGGAAATATGGAGTGAGGCAGGCTGGGTGGATGCCCATTTGTGATCATGTTTCCAAATTCTGTCAGAGAGTTGCAGATAGTGTCATGCTCTCCTACTTGGGCGTTTTCTTCTACCTCTGCCTTACTATCATCTCTGCAAATCGATCTAGACATATTCAAGTTTGA